The following proteins are encoded in a genomic region of Candidatus Delongbacteria bacterium:
- a CDS encoding ABC transporter permease, whose protein sequence is MKNIFNIAKKETIDIIRDKRTLRAMFLIPLIIFPLLFIIISKISNNQSQKEIDKIIEVGIVNQNNAQLLIKLIQKDENIEDSQYNNASQLDSLIKSGIIDAGLIIEEDFDDKINSKSTGHISLLYKSSDQIVKDRLINVVKCYERLLVDKRLSVLNISKSEIEPIKIDTKDLSSDREKISNSIGGFLPYILIIFSFIGCTFPAIQFFSNEKEHGTLETLLIAPISKYELLFGKMIAIVLIGFITSLVSLIGLGIGIGKFSQSLPPELVEKMLSIIQPSSVIMLVSMLLPLIAFFAGILTFIANYANSYKEAQSIISPLTPIIALPAIIGLIPGIKLSFITAAIPITNIALATKEIIAGTINPTLFGMVLFYLLCYAVIVVSLSVKFINNESYLSKN, encoded by the coding sequence ATGAAAAATATTTTTAACATAGCCAAAAAAGAAACAATTGATATAATAAGGGATAAAAGAACCTTGAGGGCTATGTTCCTCATTCCCTTAATAATTTTCCCGCTTTTGTTCATTATAATCAGTAAGATTTCAAATAATCAAAGCCAGAAAGAAATAGATAAAATTATTGAAGTCGGAATAGTAAATCAAAATAATGCACAATTACTTATTAAGCTTATTCAAAAAGATGAAAACATTGAAGATTCTCAATATAATAATGCCAGTCAGTTGGACAGTTTAATTAAATCAGGAATTATTGATGCTGGATTAATAATTGAGGAAGATTTTGATGATAAAATAAATTCAAAGTCAACTGGTCATATTTCTTTATTGTACAAATCATCAGACCAGATTGTAAAAGATAGGTTAATAAATGTTGTTAAGTGTTATGAGCGATTACTTGTCGATAAAAGACTAAGTGTTTTAAACATAAGTAAATCTGAAATTGAGCCTATTAAAATAGATACAAAAGATTTGTCATCTGATCGCGAAAAAATAAGCAATTCCATTGGAGGTTTCTTACCATATATACTAATAATTTTTAGTTTCATTGGATGTACTTTTCCTGCCATACAGTTCTTTTCAAATGAAAAAGAACACGGTACATTAGAAACCTTGCTAATTGCCCCAATAAGTAAGTATGAATTGTTATTTGGTAAAATGATTGCCATAGTTTTAATTGGCTTTATAACCTCTTTGGTATCATTAATTGGATTAGGTATAGGAATTGGAAAATTTTCACAATCCCTGCCACCAGAATTAGTAGAGAAAATGCTTAGTATTATACAACCTTCTTCAGTAATTATGCTTGTTAGTATGTTATTGCCGTTAATAGCTTTTTTTGCTGGTATTCTAACATTTATAGCTAATTATGCAAATTCATACAAAGAAGCACAAAGTATAATTTCACCTCTTACACCAATAATTGCATTACCAGCTATAATAGGATTAATCCCTGGCATTAAATTAAGTTTTATTACAGCAGCAATTCCAATTACAAATATTGCTCTTGCTACCAAAGAAATTATTGCAGGAACCATAAACCCAACATTGTTCGGAATGGTTTTATTTTATTTATTATGTTATGCAGTTATTGTTGTTTCATTGTCTGTTAAATTTATTAATAACGAATCATATCTTTCAAAAAACTAG
- a CDS encoding ATP-binding cassette domain-containing protein, giving the protein MIQVENISKTFPISKKQKQELETNQDSVKALTNVNFLCNPGKVFSLLGPNGAGKTTLLRLISTILKPTSGNINVLGFDTIKESIEVRRNIGFMTASAGLYERLTVNEYIKYFASLYNIETIKYEKRKKELYDILDINFGNRKIGQLSTGMKQKVSIVRTMIHDPKVVIFDEPTTGLDVITAKNTLDLIKRCKEENKTVIFSSHIMSEVELLSDDLAILYKGEILFNGSIDDFKKNSESNNLTQEFINYIEKVKTN; this is encoded by the coding sequence ATGATTCAGGTTGAAAATATTAGTAAAACATTTCCAATATCAAAAAAGCAGAAACAAGAATTAGAAACTAATCAAGATTCTGTTAAGGCTCTTACGAATGTAAATTTTTTATGCAATCCAGGAAAAGTGTTTTCACTTTTGGGACCAAATGGTGCAGGGAAAACAACCTTATTAAGGTTAATTAGTACAATTCTAAAACCAACATCAGGTAATATAAATGTTTTAGGATTTGATACGATTAAAGAAAGTATTGAAGTCCGTAGAAATATTGGTTTTATGACAGCTTCAGCGGGTTTATATGAAAGACTTACGGTTAATGAGTATATAAAGTATTTTGCTAGTCTTTATAATATTGAGACAATCAAATATGAAAAAAGGAAAAAGGAACTTTATGATATTTTAGATATTAATTTTGGCAATAGGAAAATTGGTCAATTATCTACTGGAATGAAACAAAAAGTCTCTATCGTTAGAACTATGATTCACGATCCAAAGGTTGTGATTTTTGATGAACCGACTACAGGGCTTGATGTAATAACAGCAAAAAACACTCTTGATTTGATTAAAAGATGTAAAGAAGAAAATAAAACTGTGATTTTTTCATCGCATATAATGAGCGAAGTTGAACTGTTAAGTGATGATTTAGCAATTCTTTATAAAGGGGAAATTCTTTTTAACGGGAGTATAGATGATTTTAAAAAGAATTCAGAATCAAATAACCTTACTCAAGAATTTATTAATTATATAGAGAAAGTTAAAACAAATTAA
- a CDS encoding M48 family metallopeptidase: MITTIFCAVLFGKYLLEVYLEFLNNKHRSSNLPDEIKNRIDISNYKKATHYDKINHKILTVNSTIYLALLLCVIIFNGFAILDNLVSLITSNTITKSLLFFGFILLTVEIINIPIDIYKTFVVEEKFGFNKTTPKLFLLDKLKALLFKVIFGTLVLSTILWFYKSSPKLFWIYTWILTSVIMTIVIMFYSNIFVPIFNTQKPLEEGDLKTSILNFFKSIGLKIDNVYVLNASKRSTKVNAYFAGLGNKKRIVIYDTLIQDFTKDEIVAIVAHEAGHYKHRHLGKDIIINILINGLLFFLFSKSLNFPEISTALGVDSPNIHIGFVGFIILYTPISFILNILTRRLSRKHEFEADEFAKKNSMSEDMISALIKINTKNLKNLLPHPSYVNIYYTHPTLLQRIDALRS; the protein is encoded by the coding sequence ATGATTACGACAATTTTTTGTGCAGTGCTTTTTGGTAAATATTTGTTGGAAGTTTACCTTGAGTTTTTAAATAATAAGCATAGGAGTAGTAACTTACCAGATGAAATAAAGAATAGAATTGACATTTCTAATTATAAAAAAGCAACTCATTATGATAAAATAAATCATAAAATTCTTACAGTAAATAGTACAATTTATCTGGCATTACTTTTATGCGTTATAATTTTTAATGGGTTTGCGATATTAGATAATCTAGTAAGTTTAATTACATCAAACACAATAACAAAATCTTTATTGTTTTTTGGTTTCATTTTATTGACTGTTGAAATAATAAATATTCCAATAGATATTTATAAAACATTTGTTGTTGAAGAAAAATTCGGTTTTAATAAAACCACACCAAAATTGTTTCTGCTAGACAAGCTTAAAGCTTTACTATTTAAAGTTATTTTTGGAACTCTTGTTTTATCGACAATATTATGGTTTTACAAATCGTCACCTAAACTATTTTGGATTTATACTTGGATTTTAACATCAGTGATAATGACAATAGTCATTATGTTTTACTCTAACATTTTTGTCCCAATTTTTAATACTCAAAAACCATTAGAAGAAGGAGACTTAAAAACATCTATCTTGAATTTTTTCAAATCAATAGGATTGAAAATTGACAATGTTTATGTTTTGAATGCTTCAAAACGTTCTACAAAAGTTAATGCATACTTTGCAGGATTAGGAAATAAAAAACGTATAGTTATATATGATACACTAATACAAGATTTTACAAAAGATGAAATTGTAGCTATTGTTGCCCATGAAGCCGGGCATTATAAACACAGACATTTGGGAAAAGATATAATAATAAACATTTTAATTAATGGGCTATTGTTTTTCCTGTTCTCAAAGTCGTTAAATTTTCCTGAAATCAGTACAGCATTAGGGGTAGATTCTCCAAATATTCATATTGGTTTTGTTGGCTTTATAATATTGTATACTCCTATCTCGTTTATCTTGAATATTTTAACGAGAAGATTATCGAGAAAGCATGAATTTGAAGCCGATGAATTTGCAAAGAAAAATTCGATGTCAGAAGATATGATTTCTGCACTAATAAAGATTAATACAAAGAATCTAAAAAACCTTCTACCACATCCATCTTATGTGAATATCTACTATACGCATCCAACTTTGCTTCAAAGAATTGATGCTTTAAGAAGTTAA
- a CDS encoding YcaO-like family protein, with translation MDIQNYTKRKYKSVKPTETVNKIRNIFSKFDYFVFEELWLNVNDEIYSARVTSDFKDGYFGTNGKGRTREFTLASAYAEHIERLQNQLLSGTLSFNRILLNKIKEESGFFYFPDETFIKKEEFYNLPDAFFQDLHGSSEFNKDFIESYYDRINQNSYEGVLGVPFYDVRNDKTINFPFNFLQMLCGSNGMAAGNTPEEAIFQAICELIERYCAAQVFFKRLTPPTIPDSFLMKYTAEFSLLNKIREETGYQIIVKDFSANTKLPAVGLIIIDSKNGKYRLNIGAETCFPVALSRCITEIYQGFTNNTIQDKMIPIPEKEYEHFTKDNKQAKILRTNSFMHHCQNATGLFSIKLFDATPSYEFDEEVFISSSRNYKEELNLLKDKILKYGNDIYIRDNSFLGFPTYHVYIPSFSPLGQESAITFLNNEILIRDKYEDIMFPFDELNSEKMESVYSSIESFKSSSDLLTVKSTVSYLKSMLKLEFKNNYYWNSLPVSFLLLLTYIKEQNFKKAAKIIDVFIKENNCQDNKYYQGAKLYLKMKTKKYDDSKIISELQKKGFDETMISEILSDLNENNVMKGIDLPSCPDCNSCTISENCLTGSKFRKTIAINKEMVNCEINQNKVSEAFEISQN, from the coding sequence ATGGATATTCAAAATTACACAAAGAGGAAATATAAATCAGTTAAACCAACAGAAACTGTAAATAAGATTCGAAACATTTTTAGCAAATTTGATTATTTTGTTTTTGAGGAACTTTGGTTAAATGTAAATGATGAAATTTACTCAGCAAGAGTAACAAGTGACTTTAAAGATGGTTATTTTGGCACAAATGGAAAAGGTAGAACAAGGGAGTTTACATTAGCAAGTGCCTATGCTGAACATATTGAAAGACTTCAAAACCAACTTTTAAGTGGCACTCTTTCTTTTAATCGGATTTTATTAAATAAAATAAAAGAAGAAAGTGGCTTCTTCTATTTCCCTGATGAAACCTTTATTAAAAAAGAGGAATTTTACAATTTGCCTGATGCTTTCTTCCAAGATTTACATGGTTCATCTGAATTTAATAAAGACTTTATTGAATCATATTATGATAGAATTAATCAAAATAGTTATGAAGGTGTACTTGGAGTTCCTTTTTATGATGTAAGAAACGATAAAACCATTAACTTTCCTTTCAATTTTCTTCAAATGCTTTGCGGTTCAAATGGGATGGCAGCCGGGAATACTCCAGAAGAAGCAATCTTTCAAGCAATTTGTGAACTAATTGAAAGATATTGTGCTGCTCAAGTCTTTTTTAAAAGACTAACTCCACCTACAATACCTGATTCATTTTTAATGAAATACACGGCAGAATTTTCTTTATTGAATAAAATTAGAGAGGAAACAGGGTATCAAATAATTGTTAAGGACTTTTCAGCTAATACAAAACTACCTGCTGTTGGATTAATTATTATAGATTCTAAAAATGGAAAATACAGGTTAAATATCGGTGCTGAAACTTGTTTTCCTGTTGCTCTAAGTAGATGTATCACTGAAATTTATCAAGGTTTCACTAACAATACAATTCAGGATAAAATGATTCCTATTCCGGAAAAAGAATATGAACATTTTACAAAGGACAATAAACAGGCTAAAATTCTTAGAACAAATAGTTTTATGCATCACTGTCAAAATGCAACAGGACTTTTTTCTATTAAGCTTTTTGATGCAACTCCAAGCTATGAATTTGATGAAGAAGTTTTCATTTCAAGTTCAAGGAATTATAAAGAAGAATTAAACTTACTTAAAGATAAAATATTAAAATATGGTAATGATATTTATATTAGAGATAATTCATTTCTAGGATTTCCTACGTACCATGTTTACATTCCAAGTTTCTCTCCATTAGGACAAGAGTCTGCGATTACTTTTCTAAATAATGAAATACTTATAAGAGATAAGTATGAAGATATAATGTTTCCTTTTGATGAACTAAACTCAGAAAAAATGGAAAGCGTTTATTCTTCTATTGAATCATTTAAATCAAGTTCTGATTTACTTACTGTAAAAAGTACTGTTTCTTATTTAAAATCAATGCTTAAACTTGAGTTTAAAAATAATTATTACTGGAATTCATTACCAGTTTCATTTCTTTTATTGCTGACATACATCAAAGAGCAGAACTTTAAAAAAGCGGCTAAAATTATAGATGTGTTCATTAAGGAAAATAATTGTCAGGATAATAAATATTACCAAGGGGCAAAATTGTATTTAAAAATGAAAACCAAGAAATACGATGATAGCAAGATTATCTCTGAATTACAAAAGAAAGGATTTGATGAAACAATGATTTCGGAGATTCTCTCTGACTTGAATGAGAATAATGTTATGAAAGGTATTGACTTGCCTTCCTGTCCAGATTGTAATTCTTGTACTATTTCTGAGAATTGTTTAACTGGGAGTAAATTTAGAAAAACAATTGCTATTAATAAAGAAATGGTAAATTGTGAAATAAATCAGAATAAGGTTTCTGAAGCATTTGAAATATCTCAGAATTAA